From Rubinisphaera margarita, a single genomic window includes:
- a CDS encoding amidohydrolase family protein has product MHKSTGHESLLSRRDMLKASTAAAAVTMTGTSLFGKSDSNTSGFIDAHVHVWTPDTSTYPLKTGYSKEDMQPPSFTPKELMAHAGPSGVDCIVLIQMSFYGYDNSYMLHVMDAHPGRYSGVAVIDPEDKPVATMKALKKKGVRGFRIVAGKQDPDQWLKSKGMRAMWRCAADEDMAMCPLMNPEYIPSVAAMCRKFPETTVVVDHFARIGISGTVNEADLDALCQLADHEKTYVKTSAFYALGKKSPPYTDLGPMIRRCRDAFGADRLMWASDCPYQVQENHTYAASIDLIREKLDFLSDEDRESMLRGTAEKVFFS; this is encoded by the coding sequence ATGCACAAATCAACGGGCCACGAATCTTTACTCAGCCGCCGCGACATGCTGAAAGCGTCCACCGCAGCTGCTGCGGTCACTATGACCGGCACTTCTCTATTCGGCAAGTCGGACTCGAACACATCCGGTTTCATTGATGCCCACGTGCATGTCTGGACGCCCGACACCTCGACGTATCCGTTGAAGACCGGTTACTCAAAAGAAGACATGCAGCCGCCGAGTTTCACGCCGAAAGAGCTGATGGCCCACGCCGGCCCCAGCGGCGTCGATTGCATCGTGCTGATTCAGATGAGCTTCTACGGCTACGACAATTCCTACATGCTGCACGTGATGGACGCACACCCGGGACGTTACTCGGGGGTCGCAGTGATCGATCCCGAAGACAAACCGGTCGCCACGATGAAAGCCCTGAAGAAGAAAGGCGTTCGCGGTTTCCGCATCGTCGCCGGAAAGCAGGATCCCGATCAGTGGCTGAAGTCGAAAGGGATGCGGGCCATGTGGCGGTGTGCGGCCGACGAAGACATGGCCATGTGCCCGCTGATGAACCCGGAATACATTCCGTCCGTTGCGGCGATGTGCAGGAAGTTTCCGGAGACGACAGTCGTGGTCGATCACTTTGCCCGCATCGGTATCAGCGGCACGGTGAACGAGGCTGACCTGGATGCACTCTGCCAGCTGGCCGATCACGAAAAGACGTACGTGAAAACCTCAGCCTTCTACGCGCTCGGGAAGAAGTCGCCGCCTTATACTGATCTCGGCCCGATGATCCGCCGCTGCCGGGATGCCTTCGGAGCCGACCGCCTGATGTGGGCCAGCGACTGCCCGTATCAGGTGCAGGAAAATCACACCTACGCCGCCTCGATCGATCTCATTCGCGAGAAACTCGATTTCCTGAGCGACGAAGATCGCGAGTCGATGCTCCGCGGCACCGCTGAGAAAGTCTTCTTCAGTT